A window from Gemmatimonadales bacterium encodes these proteins:
- a CDS encoding serine/threonine-protein kinase, whose product MQGRYALERELGRGGMATVYLAEDLKLQRRVALKVLRPDLAAVLGKERFLREIAIASRLTHAHILPLLDSGDADGRLYYSMPYIEGQSLRRWLEREPQLPLDEAIAIVSAVAGALDYAHLAGVVHRDIKPENILLARLSVRNDPAAVH is encoded by the coding sequence TTGCAGGGGCGCTACGCGCTGGAGCGCGAGCTGGGTCGGGGCGGGATGGCGACGGTCTACCTGGCTGAGGACCTCAAGCTCCAGCGTCGCGTCGCACTCAAGGTGCTCCGCCCCGATCTCGCGGCGGTCCTGGGGAAAGAACGCTTCCTCCGGGAGATCGCGATCGCCTCCCGTCTCACCCACGCGCACATCCTGCCGCTGCTCGACTCCGGCGACGCCGATGGCCGGCTGTACTACTCCATGCCATACATCGAGGGTCAGTCACTGCGCCGCTGGCTGGAGCGGGAGCCGCAGCTGCCGCTGGACGAGGCGATCGCGATTGTCAGCGCGGTGGCTGGGGCGCTCGACTATGCGCACTTGGCTGGGGTAGTGCATCGGGACATCAAGCCGGAAAACATCCTGCTGGCGCGCCTCTCAGTCCGCAATGACCCGGCTGCCGTGCACTGA
- a CDS encoding protein kinase, with protein MTDLERLSTAFADRYRLERELGQGGMATVYLAQDLKHDREVAIKVLRPELAALLGRERFLAEIRLTAKLDHPHILALIDSGEVLAEHDDPEQHSGQAPRSVLYYVLPYIRGESLRQRLDTEKQLPIDDAVRIARQVASALDYAHRHGVIHRDIKPENILLHEGEAMLADFGIALAVREAGGERLTGTGLSVGTPQYMSPEQATGERDLTGRSDLFSLGAVVYEMLTGEPPFQGRTPQAIVAKLITERPAGIRTVRDAVPSGLEVAVFKALAKVPADRFSIGAEFAAALSDGMMPTGTSPITAVQGRRRRALAVLGSAAVVLVIGVIARQVLQRQTMSITPSDIRHVTSEPGVEFEPALSPDGKEVAFVAGPIGDPRLVIRSTVNLTGGEFRLADTSLGSQWLPSWSPDGEYVRFWACPSAPDLESDDPGCVWKETGRLGGAVRSIPLPRRTSTASWSPDGARVAFWIKDSLFSYSVPDGKTTLVAVQTVDPADQHSLAWSPDARLLAYVSGNSRWRWSGNVNQAAIWIVAAAGGEPVQVTSDEFLNVSPAWIDSRHLLFVSNRDGPRGLCVVEVGPRGPRGEPRSVSGASDPHAISYSVAGRRLAYANLSLRQNIWSYPMGRSGPISIGDGRRLTNGNQVIEDHNVSPDGKWIAYSNNLGGNMNLYKMPLGGGDPVQLTHEPGDEFDPQWSPDGTEIAFHNGGVTSHVFVIPAEGGTPVRLPSGPSGGGLPGWSPSGLQIAFVSGRRELWLVSRDRVGGPWHQALPLADSACAVIGRPTRAVQLCRQGSTFTQASPQGRVFWRNDVAVTNHLRVSPFGVFAPDGSTRYTSGVHEDGRRGIWAIPTARGEPRLVIADDDPALVNFGALSVGPGRLYLTVAEYESDVWVAALATK; from the coding sequence ATGACAGATCTCGAGCGGCTTTCGACCGCCTTCGCCGATCGCTACCGCCTCGAACGGGAGCTGGGCCAGGGCGGCATGGCGACGGTTTACCTCGCGCAGGACCTCAAGCACGACCGCGAGGTGGCGATCAAGGTGCTCCGGCCCGAGCTCGCCGCGTTGCTCGGCCGGGAGCGGTTCCTGGCCGAGATTCGGCTGACCGCCAAGCTGGACCATCCCCACATCCTGGCGCTGATCGACTCCGGTGAGGTGCTGGCGGAGCATGACGACCCCGAGCAGCACTCGGGGCAGGCGCCTCGCTCCGTCCTGTACTATGTCCTCCCCTATATCCGCGGCGAATCCCTGCGGCAGCGGCTGGACACGGAGAAGCAGCTCCCCATCGACGACGCGGTGCGCATCGCCCGCCAGGTGGCGAGCGCGCTCGACTACGCCCACCGCCACGGGGTGATCCACCGGGACATCAAGCCGGAAAACATCCTGTTGCACGAGGGCGAGGCGATGCTGGCCGACTTCGGCATCGCGCTGGCGGTACGTGAAGCGGGTGGCGAGCGGCTGACCGGGACCGGCCTCTCCGTCGGTACCCCGCAGTATATGAGCCCCGAGCAGGCCACGGGCGAGCGTGACCTCACAGGGCGGAGCGACCTCTTCTCGCTGGGCGCGGTGGTCTACGAGATGCTCACCGGGGAGCCTCCCTTCCAGGGCCGCACGCCTCAGGCGATCGTCGCGAAGCTCATAACCGAGCGGCCGGCCGGGATCCGGACCGTGCGGGACGCGGTGCCCTCTGGGCTCGAGGTCGCTGTGTTCAAGGCCCTGGCCAAGGTGCCGGCTGACCGCTTTTCGATCGGCGCCGAGTTCGCTGCGGCGCTGAGCGATGGGATGATGCCGACAGGCACGAGCCCGATCACGGCGGTCCAGGGACGCCGCCGCCGCGCGCTGGCAGTGCTCGGGAGCGCCGCGGTGGTGCTCGTGATCGGGGTGATCGCGAGGCAGGTGCTGCAGCGCCAGACGATGAGCATCACGCCGTCGGATATCCGCCACGTGACCAGCGAGCCGGGTGTCGAGTTCGAGCCCGCGCTCTCGCCGGACGGAAAAGAGGTGGCGTTCGTCGCGGGCCCGATTGGCGACCCGCGGCTGGTCATCCGGAGCACCGTCAACTTGACGGGCGGCGAGTTCCGCCTGGCGGATACGTCGTTGGGAAGCCAGTGGCTCCCGAGCTGGAGCCCGGACGGCGAGTACGTGCGGTTCTGGGCCTGTCCTAGCGCTCCGGATCTGGAGAGTGATGATCCCGGCTGTGTTTGGAAGGAGACCGGGAGGCTGGGGGGCGCGGTCCGTTCTATTCCGCTGCCACGGAGGACGTCCACAGCCTCCTGGTCGCCAGACGGCGCTCGCGTGGCCTTCTGGATCAAGGACAGCCTCTTCAGCTACTCCGTGCCCGACGGGAAGACGACGCTGGTAGCGGTCCAGACGGTGGACCCGGCGGATCAGCATTCGCTGGCCTGGTCGCCGGACGCCCGGCTGCTGGCGTACGTGTCCGGCAATTCGCGTTGGCGGTGGAGCGGCAACGTCAATCAGGCGGCGATCTGGATCGTGGCTGCTGCAGGCGGCGAGCCGGTCCAGGTGACCAGCGACGAGTTCCTCAACGTCAGCCCCGCCTGGATCGATAGTCGGCACCTGCTGTTCGTCTCGAACCGGGACGGTCCGAGAGGACTCTGCGTCGTCGAGGTGGGTCCTCGGGGACCCCGCGGGGAGCCACGGAGCGTCTCGGGCGCCTCCGACCCCCACGCCATATCGTATTCCGTCGCCGGCCGGAGGCTCGCCTACGCGAATCTTTCCCTGCGGCAGAACATCTGGTCCTACCCCATGGGGCGGTCCGGCCCGATCTCCATCGGGGACGGCCGTCGCCTGACGAACGGCAACCAGGTCATTGAAGACCACAATGTGTCGCCCGACGGCAAGTGGATCGCTTACTCCAACAACCTCGGGGGCAACATGAACCTCTACAAGATGCCCCTGGGAGGCGGCGATCCCGTGCAGCTTACCCACGAGCCCGGAGACGAGTTTGACCCCCAGTGGTCACCGGACGGGACCGAGATCGCGTTCCACAACGGCGGTGTAACGTCGCATGTCTTTGTGATCCCCGCGGAGGGAGGCACCCCCGTCCGCCTCCCGAGCGGCCCGAGCGGCGGAGGCCTCCCGGGGTGGTCGCCGAGCGGGCTGCAGATTGCGTTTGTATCGGGCCGAAGGGAGCTGTGGCTCGTGTCACGCGACCGGGTTGGCGGACCCTGGCACCAGGCCCTGCCGTTGGCGGACTCGGCGTGCGCCGTAATTGGGCGGCCCACGAGAGCGGTGCAGCTGTGCAGACAGGGATCAACGTTTACTCAGGCCTCCCCACAAGGGCGAGTTTTCTGGCGCAACGATGTCGCGGTCACGAACCACCTGAGAGTGTCCCCCTTTGGAGTCTTCGCACCAGACGGCTCGACGAGGTACACCAGCGGAGTCCACGAAGACGGTCGGCGAGGGATCTGGGCCATCCCGACGGCGCGAGGCGAGCCGCGGCTGGTGATCGCCGACGACGATCCGGCCCTTGTGAACTTCGGAGCGCTCAGCGTGGGCCCCGGCCGGCTTTACCTGACGGTGGCGGAATACGAGAGCGACGTCTGGGTAGCCGCACTGGCGACAAAATGA
- a CDS encoding serine/threonine-protein kinase → MTVDRLATTLTDRYRLQCELGRGGMATVYLAEDLKLHRLVALKFLRAELTVALGPERFQREIAIASRLTHPHILQLYDSGAADGRLFYTMPYVEGETLRQRLRREPQLPVDETVVIVRAVAAALDYAHRAGVIHRDIKPENILLARDPSGGKSPHALVADFGIARALDAAGGERLTETGLALGTPAYMSPEQAAAGSRLDGRSDLYALGCVAYEMLAGAPPFTGSTAQAILARHAVDPVPPLRTVRATIVEPVAYAIERALAKVPADRFATLGEFAAALVAEAAPPSRRRPPRVTRLVGAMAAALVVGAGLAGALVHWRRSADPVVAPSAARIAVLPFLATATDTALIRLARDLAITVSASLDGVGGVETADRLSVSAATAGRGSLSRAEATTLARRLGARSVLRGTLVREGTQVRVDLGLRDTETEAPLAQGITITADRDSLRALTDSVVWALLRQIWRRGDAPTPSLDAVTTLAARPSRLPRGRARDRAK, encoded by the coding sequence ATGACCGTCGATCGCCTCGCGACCACGCTTACTGACCGCTACCGCCTCCAGTGCGAGCTGGGCCGCGGCGGGATGGCCACGGTCTACCTGGCCGAGGATCTCAAGCTGCACCGGCTGGTGGCACTCAAGTTCTTGCGCGCGGAGCTGACGGTGGCGCTTGGCCCCGAGCGGTTCCAGCGCGAAATCGCCATCGCGTCTCGCCTGACGCACCCCCACATCCTTCAGCTATACGACTCGGGCGCGGCCGATGGCCGACTCTTCTACACGATGCCTTACGTCGAGGGGGAGACCTTACGGCAGCGGCTCCGGCGCGAGCCGCAACTCCCTGTCGACGAGACTGTGGTGATCGTCCGAGCGGTCGCCGCCGCGTTGGACTACGCGCACCGCGCTGGGGTCATCCACCGGGACATCAAGCCGGAGAACATCCTGCTGGCGAGGGACCCGAGTGGCGGGAAGTCGCCCCATGCGCTGGTGGCGGATTTCGGGATCGCGCGTGCGCTGGACGCGGCGGGTGGAGAGCGGCTGACCGAGACCGGCCTGGCGCTCGGGACCCCGGCGTATATGAGCCCCGAGCAGGCGGCCGCGGGGAGCCGTCTGGACGGCCGCAGCGATCTTTACGCGCTCGGCTGTGTGGCGTACGAAATGCTCGCGGGGGCGCCCCCGTTCACCGGGTCAACCGCCCAGGCGATCCTGGCCCGCCACGCCGTGGATCCGGTGCCGCCGCTTCGAACGGTACGCGCGACGATAGTCGAGCCGGTGGCGTATGCGATCGAGCGGGCGCTAGCCAAGGTGCCGGCCGATCGGTTCGCCACGCTCGGCGAGTTCGCGGCGGCGCTGGTGGCGGAGGCCGCGCCCCCATCGCGCCGGAGGCCCCCTCGCGTAACGCGCCTCGTGGGTGCGATGGCGGCTGCGTTGGTCGTCGGCGCTGGCTTGGCTGGCGCGCTCGTCCACTGGCGGAGATCCGCCGATCCCGTCGTGGCACCGTCGGCGGCCAGAATCGCCGTGCTGCCTTTCCTCGCTACGGCGACTGATACGGCGCTCATTCGGCTGGCGCGGGATCTCGCCATCACCGTGAGCGCCAGCCTCGACGGCGTCGGCGGCGTGGAGACGGCTGACCGATTGAGCGTGTCCGCCGCCACAGCGGGGCGAGGTTCTCTCTCGCGTGCCGAGGCTACGACGCTGGCGCGGCGCCTGGGCGCCCGGAGCGTGCTGCGGGGCACGCTGGTACGGGAGGGCACTCAAGTGCGGGTCGACCTGGGATTGCGCGACACCGAGACCGAGGCGCCCCTGGCACAGGGCATCACGATCACCGCCGACCGTGACAGCCTTCGTGCTTTGACCGACTCCGTCGTGTGGGCGCTGCTGCGCCAAATCTGGCGGCGGGGCGATGCTCCCACGCCGAGCCTCGATGCGGTGACGACGCTCGCTGCCCGCCCTTCGCGCCTTCCTCGAGGGCGAGCGCGCGATAGAGCGAAATGA